Proteins found in one Deinococcus radiopugnans ATCC 19172 genomic segment:
- a CDS encoding S41 family peptidase — MSLPETLLLRQPALSAEHLAFVYAGDLWLADHRGQNVRRLTATPSYKQTPHFSPDGQVVAFSGNDDGAASVYAVPVEGGTPRRLTYHPGDDLVRGWTPTGEVLFASARHTISARVRRLYTLSLEGGHPAALPMPMAERGAFSQDGRLAYTPFAEPFWSWKRYRGGMTVPIRLLDLDTLDETEVPHENATDTFPCWLEGKVYFLSDRRGVVNVWQHEPGTGDVRQMTFHDDFDVRSLTAGAGRLAYEQGGRVHLLTPGEAPEPLQITVSADLPNLRPRRVKAAPHVTSFGLSPTGARAVFAARGEIVTVPAGKGDPRTLTNTPGVFARDPAWSPHGQAVAYLSDEGGEYRLVVADQKGAVLRTCPLSETPTFFYSPLWSPDGTRIAFTDKALNLSYVVLETGEVKQVDTDTYDHPQRSLDPAWSPDGQWLTYTRRLPNHLRAVFVHDVPRGESHQVSDGMSDAVSARFSRDGRLLYFAASVNYGLNTGWLDMTSYDRPVTRSLYVAVLRRDDPSPLAPQSDEEPETRPPEADAPAAAHSPEPVRIDLDGLGQRIVALPVPPGEYSRLEPAEDRLFYLERDPTAEVNPEQAPERHVLRVWDTGKREAREFLPGVSDYRVSADGKKLLYASGQPVTYAVVGVADAPKPEDGRLDLDRAEVRVEPRAEWAQIFEEGVRIHRDFFYDPAMHGLDWAAVAERYRAFLPHVGHREDLNFLLAELSGELVVGHAYVAGGDVPRGEDARVGLLGADYELADGRYRFRRIFSGLNWNPDLRAPLTEPGVNVRDGEYLLAVNGRPLRAADNLYALFEQTAERVTELRVGPTPDEADARTVTVRPVADERRLRLRAWIEANRRRVDELSGGRVAYVYMADTARAGYEAFNRYYFSQLDRQGVVLDERFNGGGSVADYVVDLLDRPLLSLWATREGRPFASPNASIFGPKAMVINELAGSGGDALPHFFRRRGLGPIVGKRTWGGLIGIYDYPPLIDGGMLTSPRLAIFSPEGEWEVENVGVAPDIEVEFTTKLAAQGRDPQLERAVELVLTALEANPQRRVPRPAPDPRAVREPAANGAPAPDAARY; from the coding sequence ATGTCGCTTCCCGAGACCCTGCTGCTGCGTCAGCCGGCCCTCAGTGCCGAGCACCTCGCCTTCGTGTACGCCGGAGACCTCTGGCTCGCCGATCACCGTGGACAGAACGTCCGGCGCCTGACGGCCACACCCAGCTACAAGCAGACGCCGCACTTCTCGCCGGACGGGCAAGTTGTGGCCTTCAGCGGCAACGACGACGGCGCCGCGAGCGTCTACGCCGTGCCGGTCGAGGGCGGCACGCCCCGGCGCCTCACCTACCACCCGGGCGACGACCTCGTGCGCGGCTGGACGCCCACGGGTGAGGTTCTGTTCGCCTCCGCCCGCCATACCATCTCCGCGCGGGTTCGTCGCCTCTACACGCTGTCCCTGGAAGGCGGGCACCCGGCGGCCCTGCCCATGCCGATGGCCGAGCGCGGCGCCTTTTCCCAGGACGGCCGCCTCGCCTACACGCCGTTCGCCGAGCCGTTCTGGTCCTGGAAGAGGTACCGGGGCGGCATGACCGTGCCGATCCGGCTGCTCGACCTCGACACCCTTGACGAGACCGAGGTGCCGCACGAGAACGCGACCGATACCTTTCCCTGCTGGCTGGAGGGAAAGGTGTATTTCCTCTCGGACCGCCGCGGGGTCGTGAACGTCTGGCAGCACGAACCCGGAACCGGCGACGTCAGGCAGATGACCTTCCACGACGACTTCGACGTGCGTTCCCTCACGGCCGGCGCGGGCCGGCTTGCCTACGAGCAGGGGGGACGGGTCCATCTTCTGACGCCTGGTGAGGCGCCCGAGCCCCTGCAGATCACAGTGAGCGCCGATCTGCCCAACCTCCGGCCCCGCCGCGTGAAGGCCGCGCCGCACGTCACGTCGTTTGGCCTCTCGCCTACTGGGGCGCGGGCCGTCTTCGCCGCGCGCGGCGAGATCGTGACGGTGCCTGCCGGCAAGGGCGATCCCCGGACCCTCACGAACACGCCCGGCGTCTTTGCGCGGGACCCGGCCTGGTCACCACACGGACAAGCCGTCGCGTACCTGTCCGACGAGGGCGGCGAGTACCGGCTGGTGGTCGCCGATCAGAAGGGCGCCGTTCTCCGCACCTGCCCGCTGAGTGAGACGCCGACCTTCTTCTACAGCCCGCTGTGGTCGCCAGACGGCACCCGCATCGCCTTCACCGACAAGGCGCTGAACCTGTCCTACGTCGTGCTGGAGACGGGTGAGGTAAAGCAGGTGGACACCGACACCTACGACCACCCGCAGCGCAGCCTGGACCCGGCGTGGTCGCCGGACGGGCAGTGGCTCACCTACACCCGGCGCCTCCCGAACCACCTGCGGGCCGTGTTCGTGCACGACGTGCCCCGCGGCGAATCGCATCAGGTCAGCGACGGCATGAGCGACGCGGTCAGTGCCCGCTTCAGCCGCGACGGGCGCCTGCTGTACTTCGCGGCGAGCGTGAATTACGGCCTGAACACCGGCTGGCTCGACATGACCTCCTACGATCGGCCCGTCACGCGCAGCCTGTACGTGGCGGTCCTGCGCCGGGATGACCCCTCGCCCCTGGCGCCGCAGAGTGACGAGGAGCCCGAAACCCGCCCGCCTGAGGCCGACGCTCCTGCGGCGGCGCATTCGCCTGAGCCGGTGCGCATCGACCTCGACGGGCTGGGCCAGCGCATCGTCGCCCTGCCGGTGCCCCCCGGCGAGTACTCACGTCTGGAGCCTGCCGAGGACCGCCTGTTCTACCTGGAGCGCGACCCCACCGCCGAAGTCAACCCGGAGCAGGCCCCCGAGCGGCACGTGCTGCGCGTCTGGGACACCGGGAAGCGTGAGGCGCGCGAGTTCCTGCCGGGGGTCAGCGACTACCGGGTGAGCGCTGACGGGAAGAAGCTGCTGTACGCCAGTGGGCAGCCCGTGACCTACGCCGTCGTCGGTGTGGCCGACGCGCCGAAACCTGAGGACGGGCGCCTGGACCTGGACCGCGCCGAGGTGCGCGTCGAGCCGCGTGCCGAGTGGGCGCAGATCTTCGAGGAGGGCGTGCGGATCCACCGCGATTTCTTCTACGACCCTGCGATGCACGGTCTGGACTGGGCGGCGGTGGCCGAGCGCTACCGCGCCTTCCTGCCGCACGTCGGGCACCGCGAGGACCTGAACTTCCTGCTGGCCGAACTGTCGGGTGAACTGGTCGTCGGGCACGCCTACGTCGCGGGCGGGGACGTGCCGCGCGGGGAGGACGCGCGCGTCGGGCTGCTGGGGGCCGACTACGAGCTCGCGGACGGCCGCTACCGCTTCCGGCGCATCTTTAGCGGCCTCAACTGGAACCCGGACCTGCGCGCGCCCCTGACCGAGCCGGGCGTGAATGTCCGGGACGGCGAGTACCTGCTGGCGGTCAATGGCCGTCCGCTGCGCGCAGCCGACAACCTCTACGCCCTGTTCGAGCAGACGGCCGAGCGCGTCACCGAGCTGCGCGTAGGCCCCACGCCGGACGAGGCCGACGCGCGCACGGTCACCGTGCGTCCGGTGGCCGACGAGCGCCGCCTGCGGCTGCGGGCCTGGATCGAGGCCAACCGCCGCCGCGTGGACGAACTGTCCGGGGGGCGCGTCGCGTACGTCTACATGGCCGACACCGCCCGCGCCGGCTACGAGGCCTTCAACCGGTACTACTTCTCGCAACTCGACCGGCAGGGCGTCGTGCTCGACGAGCGCTTCAACGGGGGCGGCTCCGTCGCGGACTACGTGGTGGATCTGCTGGACCGGCCCCTGCTGAGCCTGTGGGCGACGCGCGAGGGCCGCCCCTTCGCGTCGCCCAACGCCTCGATCTTCGGTCCCAAGGCCATGGTCATCAACGAACTCGCCGGCTCCGGCGGGGACGCCCTGCCGCATTTCTTCCGCCGGCGCGGGCTGGGGCCCATCGTCGGCAAGCGCACCTGGGGGGGATTGATCGGCATCTACGACTATCCGCCCCTGATCGACGGTGGCATGCTCACATCACCGCGCCTGGCCATCTTCAGCCCGGAGGGCGAGTGGGAGGTGGAGAACGTGGGGGTTGCGCCCGATATCGAGGTCGAGTTCACCACGAAGCTCGCCGCCCAGGGCCGCGATCCGCAGCTGGAGCGCGCCGTGGAACTGGTCCTGACCGCCCTGGAAGCCAATCCACAGCGCCGGGTGCCGCGCCCCGCGCCCGATCCCCGGGCCGTCCGCGAACCGGCGGCGAACGGAGCGCCTGCACCGGACGCCGCGCGTTACTGA
- a CDS encoding response regulator transcription factor, which produces MRLLIVEDDPHIAELLRDGLGEEGYECDHAASADQGAELAWLFPYGLLILDVMLPEGIDAGYVLGRTLREGGLTTPILYLTARGTVEDRVEGLEAGGDDYLLKPFAFKELRARVRALLRRAGGNAQNTLPLPGGWVMDLGGRELYRAGVRADLTRREFGLLELLALNSTRAFGRDDIVDRLWSGETGVEPKVIDVYVSTIRRKTEDRLIETLRGVGYRLGRGD; this is translated from the coding sequence ATGCGCTTACTGATCGTCGAGGATGACCCCCACATCGCCGAACTGCTGCGCGATGGTCTGGGCGAGGAAGGCTACGAGTGTGATCACGCCGCCAGCGCGGATCAGGGTGCGGAGCTGGCCTGGCTCTTTCCCTACGGCCTGCTGATCCTGGACGTCATGCTGCCCGAGGGCATCGACGCAGGCTATGTCCTGGGCCGAACGCTCCGCGAAGGTGGACTGACCACCCCCATTCTGTACCTGACGGCGCGCGGCACGGTGGAAGACCGGGTGGAGGGCCTGGAAGCGGGCGGCGATGATTACCTGCTCAAGCCCTTTGCTTTCAAGGAACTCCGGGCGCGCGTGCGGGCGCTGCTGCGCCGGGCGGGCGGCAACGCGCAGAACACCCTGCCCCTGCCTGGCGGCTGGGTGATGGACCTGGGCGGGCGGGAGCTGTACCGTGCGGGCGTGCGCGCCGACCTGACGCGCCGCGAGTTTGGGCTGCTGGAACTGCTGGCCCTGAACAGCACCCGCGCCTTTGGCCGCGACGACATCGTTGACCGGCTGTGGAGCGGTGAGACGGGGGTGGAGCCGAAAGTGATCGACGTCTATGTCAGCACCATCCGCCGCAAGACCGAAGATCGCCTGATCGAGACGTTGCGCGGCGTGGGGTACCGACTGGGACGTGGCGATTGA
- a CDS encoding sensor histidine kinase, with protein MTRPALPTPIQKVLGRLSLRLKLTLGYAVVFAVTVLLGGAGVYYAAERALTASLDATLRETASVAQASIDPHEDEEGDGTAPEPADFTSELKPSGDLRIELLSSSGRILARAGDVEEAASQPHPVTSGFVTQDGRRVLTLRVDDLYLRVSRPTDALSGFLETLARLLLVGSAFMIAVACGAGYWLAHRALKPVDAVARTAESIATRGDYAERVPQSPGTDEMARLTRTVNLMLDGLAGTIEREKDFARTAAHELRTPLTVLRGRLDLALERPREAAEYQKALTGMVGRVEALTALTEGLLALARTDAPAQLERVELAAIAAQVAEGCEDLARAAGQHIRLNLEPSWVQAEGEGVERAIRNLLENALKYGADDEVLVKVAAHELQVVSGGPGPDPAQWSRLLQPFERGAGVQGVSGSGLGLALVSALARRWEAQLVPLWDEASFSVRLVFPAGGAEASSPPADPLGHAPHLTLPRRTGS; from the coding sequence TTGACCCGGCCCGCGCTGCCCACGCCCATTCAGAAGGTGCTGGGCCGCCTGAGCCTGCGCCTCAAGCTGACGCTGGGCTACGCCGTGGTGTTCGCCGTGACCGTGCTGTTGGGCGGGGCGGGCGTGTACTACGCCGCCGAGCGGGCGCTCACCGCCTCGCTGGACGCCACCCTGCGCGAGACCGCCAGCGTGGCGCAGGCCAGCATTGATCCACACGAGGACGAGGAGGGTGACGGCACGGCGCCGGAGCCGGCGGACTTCACCTCCGAGTTGAAGCCCAGCGGTGACCTGAGGATCGAACTCCTGTCTTCCAGCGGACGCATTCTGGCGCGGGCCGGCGACGTTGAAGAGGCGGCGAGCCAGCCCCATCCGGTTACCTCTGGCTTTGTCACCCAGGACGGCCGCCGCGTGCTGACCCTGCGGGTGGATGATCTGTACCTGCGGGTGTCGCGGCCCACCGACGCGCTCTCCGGCTTTCTGGAAACGCTGGCCCGGTTGCTGCTGGTGGGCAGCGCCTTCATGATCGCCGTGGCCTGCGGGGCCGGATACTGGCTGGCCCACCGCGCCCTCAAGCCCGTCGACGCTGTGGCCCGCACCGCCGAGAGCATTGCCACGCGGGGCGACTACGCCGAGCGCGTCCCGCAGTCTCCCGGCACCGACGAAATGGCCCGGCTGACCCGCACCGTGAATCTCATGCTCGACGGTCTGGCCGGCACCATCGAGCGCGAGAAGGATTTTGCGCGCACGGCGGCCCACGAACTGCGAACCCCGCTGACCGTCCTGCGGGGCCGTCTGGACCTGGCGCTGGAACGTCCACGCGAAGCCGCCGAGTATCAGAAGGCGTTGACCGGCATGGTCGGCCGGGTGGAGGCGCTGACCGCCCTGACCGAGGGACTGCTGGCCCTGGCCCGCACCGACGCGCCCGCACAACTGGAACGGGTGGAGCTGGCCGCAATCGCCGCACAGGTGGCCGAGGGCTGCGAGGACCTGGCGCGGGCCGCCGGTCAGCACATCCGGCTGAACCTGGAGCCGAGCTGGGTGCAGGCTGAGGGCGAGGGGGTCGAGCGGGCCATCCGCAACCTGCTGGAAAATGCCCTGAAATACGGCGCAGATGACGAGGTGCTGGTCAAAGTCGCTGCCCATGAACTTCAGGTGGTCAGCGGTGGCCCTGGCCCCGATCCGGCACAGTGGTCCCGGCTGCTGCAACCCTTCGAGCGCGGCGCGGGCGTGCAAGGGGTCAGCGGCAGCGGCCTGGGGCTGGCGCTGGTCTCGGCCCTGGCCCGGCGCTGGGAGGCCCAACTGGTCCCGCTCTGGGACGAGGCCTCATTCAGCGTGAGGTTGGTGTTTCCGGCAGGCGGCGCCGAGGCCTCATCCCCTCCTGCGGACCCGCTGGGCCACGCGCCCCACCTGACCCTGCCCAGGCGCACGGGTTCATGA
- a CDS encoding PIG-L family deacetylase gives MRLLKRPRSAWHGLVALLTVVVLALAAWINLPQIGRLFNNSADRIAALPPAPVFTRGQRILILSPHPDDETLCCGGMIAGAIVAGAQVSVVWVTAGDGFEFAASLAERTLDPGDPQMRAMGQTRAQEALKAAAALGIPASHTVMLGYPDGGLSALFTTNYTETYTARTTGASAVYVRGAQTPGAPFTGQALEADLGRVLDRVKPDLVLAPAPQDFHPDHRTLSHIALRLMSARGQAGRLRLGGSRRAGMAGPQGPAPGIAADPAPAGRPAAVAAR, from the coding sequence GTGAGGCTCTTAAAGCGTCCCCGTTCCGCGTGGCACGGGCTGGTTGCTCTACTCACCGTGGTGGTGCTGGCCCTGGCCGCCTGGATCAACCTGCCCCAGATCGGACGGCTGTTCAACAACAGCGCGGACCGGATCGCGGCCCTGCCTCCTGCCCCAGTCTTCACGCGCGGCCAGCGCATCCTGATCCTCTCCCCCCACCCGGACGACGAGACGCTGTGTTGCGGCGGCATGATCGCTGGGGCCATCGTGGCGGGCGCGCAGGTCTCGGTGGTCTGGGTCACGGCGGGCGACGGGTTCGAGTTCGCGGCTTCGCTGGCCGAGCGCACCCTCGATCCGGGGGACCCCCAGATGCGCGCCATGGGCCAGACCCGCGCGCAGGAAGCGCTCAAGGCAGCGGCGGCCCTGGGCATTCCCGCCAGCCACACGGTCATGCTGGGCTACCCGGACGGCGGCCTGAGCGCGCTGTTCACCACGAATTACACGGAGACGTACACCGCGCGGACCACCGGAGCCTCGGCCGTCTACGTGCGGGGCGCTCAGACGCCGGGCGCGCCGTTCACCGGGCAGGCGCTGGAAGCGGACCTGGGCCGGGTGCTGGACCGCGTGAAGCCCGATCTGGTGCTGGCCCCAGCTCCACAGGACTTCCACCCCGATCACCGCACGCTGTCGCACATCGCCCTGCGGCTGATGAGCGCGCGGGGGCAGGCCGGACGGCTGCGCTTGGGGGGTTCACGACGGGCTGGAATGGCCGGTCCCCAAGGGCCTGCACCCGGAATTGCCGCTGACCCTGCCCCCGCTGGCCGCCCGGCTGCCGTGGCAGCGCGTTGA